The following is a genomic window from Aquipuribacter hungaricus.
GCGTACTTGCCCCGCGTGAGCGCGCCGCCGGAGCCCGCGAAGTTGTGGCACATCGCGCAGTTGACCCGGAACAGCTCGGCGCCCTCGGCGAGGTCGCCGTTCTCGGGGTCGAGGTACTCCTCGTCGGGGATGGCCGGGCCGGGGCCGAAGGCCGTGGCCACGTAGGCGGCCAGGGCCCGGGTCTCCTCGAGGGTGAACTGGGGGTCGCGCTGCTCGATCTGGGGGCCGGACTGCTGGGCGGGCATGCGGCCCGTGCCGACCTGGAAGTCGACCGAGGCGGCGCCGACGCCGTACAGGGAGGGGCCGGACTGCACGCCCTCCTCGGTGATCTCGCCGCCGGCGCCGTCGATGCCGTGGCAGGAGGAGCAGTTGGCCAGGAAGAGCTCCTCGCCGAGGGCGATCTCGTCCTCGCCGTAGGTCTCGCCGGCCTGGGCGCTGGTGGGGGCCAGCAGCGAGTAGCCCACGCCTGCGAACAGCAGGCCGACGAGCAGGACGACCGCCAGCGCGAGCGGGTGGCGGCGGTGCCGCATGACTGCGTTCACGTCGGGTCCGATCAGCTGAAGTAGACGGAGATGAAGAGGGCGATCCAGACCACGTCGACGAAGTGCCAGTAGTACGACGTGACGACGGCGGCGGTCTCCTCCGCGTGGC
Proteins encoded in this region:
- a CDS encoding c-type cytochrome; translated protein: MNAVMRHRRHPLALAVVLLVGLLFAGVGYSLLAPTSAQAGETYGEDEIALGEELFLANCSSCHGIDGAGGEITEEGVQSGPSLYGVGAASVDFQVGTGRMPAQQSGPQIEQRDPQFTLEETRALAAYVATAFGPGPAIPDEEYLDPENGDLAEGAELFRVNCAMCHNFAGSGGALTRGKYAPPITDSAPVHIYEAMLTGPQSMPVFNDQTITPQQKNDIIAYLAYVKNTPQAGGLSLGSIGPVGEGLVAWVVGITGLIACAVWLGAKSS